CCTAATACTAAAACACCCCCAATATCGCCTCTTTAAAGCTGTTTACCATTAATCCCTCTTTAGAATTGTTCTCAGTCCCTCTTTAAACTTTAAAGCTGTTTAGCACTGGTTAATCCCTGATTGAAACTGCTTAACACTGTTTAGCATCGGTTAATCCCCTCTCTGAAACTGTTTAGCACTGGttactattaaaaaatatatatttttattttaatattctgGAATGGCTTGTTTCAGTCAGGCAGGCGCTTAGTGCCTCGGGTGTTTTGAGACCTTGGCGCTTGGTACTTTTAAAAACACTAGATATCTTTGCCTTATACTGTTGCTCCTGATGCTGCTTATGCAATAGTTGATATGGTTACTTCTGTTTGTGGCATCTCTTGCTCAAAAAGCTGTCGTTACACTTGAACCTGgtctataagattttttttttttttgcactggATCTTCATTGTTTTAGGTGCTTATGAGTCCACCTGTTGGTtataatgcttttttttttttctggtggaAGGCGATGCCTAGCTTTTCAACTCATATGATAAATTAATGTCCCAAAATAACTTTGTTTAttattgttatcattattattcttGACATATGAAGATTCTGTTGCTAACATATTTTTTCAAAACCTGGAATTAGTCAGTCTACCTATGTACAACTTTGTGTCAAATAAATTAAACACCATTGTCTGTAACTAATTGCACATTTCTGTAAACAATTCGAAGGTCATCTTTTTTGTTTTGTCATTTCAGGGTGTTGACCGTTTTAGATGTCTAAATGAATTAATCTATTCAACTAAGAAAAATCAAACTTGATGGAAAGGTTATGGGCTTTGCTTCTGGTTTGCTTTGGGAAAAGTAAATTAATTGCCCTTGTATTTTTCAGTCATTTTTTTCATTATTGAAAGATAAATCAAGAAATGATATGTTGCTGATATTCTTCAACTTTAACTTGTGACATTTTTTGACTTCAAAGTTGTAATTTTTCATTGCTGAATAGTGTCCTGCTAAAAttgtgcagcaaatccatcgtctTGTAATGTGCCTGAATTTTAAAGGGATTGAGATAAAATCAGCTCACTCTTTGGAATCTTGGAATGGAGGAGTTTTGGTGATGGTTTCTGGTTACGTTCAGCTGAAAGACTATAGTGTTAGGAGGAAATTTGTGCAAACCTTTTTTCTTGCTCCTCAGGAGAAAGGGTTTTTTGTTCTCAATGATATTTTTCACTTACTTGAGGAGGAACACGTTCATCAGCACCCATCAGCTATCGTGGGACATAGCAACTTTGAGACCAACTTAAATGTGTCGAGTTCTGTACCAGAAACAGGTAAGTCTTACTTGGAAAAATTCCAGAAGTCAATCTATTTCTTAGTGACGCATCTGCTGCTAGTAAATGTTCAATCTGTCCTTTTCTACTTAGAAGGCTAACTTGCTgccatgttttttctttttttttggatcaTGTCGAAAGTTGAAAGGTAGATTTTGACGTAATTGTCCATGTATATAGACTATCGTACATACTTAATTGGTAATATTAATATTCacatttattgaagatatgatgcTTGTTTAGAGACTATGTAGTCATGTATGTATCTTTTCACTCGAAATTCAAATAAAATTTGGTAAAGAGTCATTACTATTTTTCAAATGATTGGTCCTCTTTGTGCGAACCAAGTATTGCCTCTAGTGTTCTGTGCTACAGTATGTGAAAATGGAGCTTACAAATTCCCTCATGTTATTATGTACAACAGAATTCTGTCCAATGAAAACTGTGGAACTACACTCATATCATTGTTTGTCGATCTtgattttgatttcaatcttgtgaACTATGGAGTGTAGAAGATGTGATTTTCAACTCAATCTTATTACTAGTTGCCTACCCTGGAACCAACTGCACTCCATAGTTTTTTTTGGTGTTTTACCCTGGAACCAACCTTATAGTTTTTTTCACTGGAACCTTATGAAGTTTTTGGTGGTTTATTCACAATACttcctaacatgttttgttgaatcTTCAACGACTTATGTGTTTTGATGCTTCATAAGTTCAATCTGTTAAACAATGAGTTGGTTTTTCTTTCATCAGTTATTTGATATGATGGTTATCATCATGGTCTCTTTACTTGGTGGCTAAGAAAAATAGCTGAGGTCGGATTATTGTACTTTTATTCGTTGTATTATTTTATCCTTAGATTTAGGAAAGACAATATGAAGTTGCTACATATAATATACTCTTGACTGGGCATGAGATGCTACTGCATAAGCCATTTAATGACTGTTTATTTAGGAGAAGATTCCTGTCTGACTGACCCTACCATGATTGAATGTATGAGCTATtgcttgttttcttttatttctctATGGATTTTCTAGGATTACTCTGGTTATTATTGTTAATTTGTTAACAATGTGAACCAAGGAATGAGAACCCTCTCCCCAGCCTACCTATTGCATGTATGCCTTTTATTTTGTAGAAGACGAAAAATAAACCTTGGACATGAAAAAGATGACCTTGATGTCTGGACACTTTGGAGGCATTTTTTTACTTGTAAGTCCAACCTTGTTGATTGACTTTGGCAGTTTCTGACTACATGCTGGGAGAACAAGTTCAGGCTCAGGACTTGGTGCCTCCAGTACATGTGGAGGAAAATGACATAGTTGAGAAATATAGCATTCCTGAAGCACCACAGCAGCTTCCACAACCAGATGAAAGAATAGACGAATCTCCTGCTGAAGACACTGCTTCATATCCAAGTGGATTGGATACTACGAGGGAACCACCTCCTGCTACACCAGAAGAACCTGTTGGAGAGCCAACTAGGCAGACTTATGCATCCATTGTATGTTGAATTCTTCATTTCCGTTATCTTCTTGTATGGAATCTTATAGCAAACTAATATTGCTTGTATCTCAAGCTTCGTGCTAAAAGCCAATCTGGACAATCCATTCCTCATCCGACATCTTTAACAAAGACTACTCATGTGGCTTCAGAATGGGCTCATTCCTCACAGTCAACCGCTCAACAACCACAGCCTGCCATGGTTCCTGAAAAGTCCAGCTCAGAGGTAGTTGAGGAGGCTCCGCCAGTTGAAGATGAAGGTTTTTCCCCTCATTGTTTCTGTATTTTCTGTGCAATATTTTCTTTGAACAGCCAAGCATATTGCTATGTTGAAAATGAAAGGTCAATGGCTCAAAGAGTATGATCGTGTCTCTTAGTAATTACTTCAAGAGTTCTGCAGTAGCATTTGCTCAAATAAGTACATGGAGTGTGGATGCAAAATTCTAAGATATTTTCTTAATGCTTGAAAATTGTTTTCTGCAGCTTAGTGGAAATTTGAATTTCAAGATCCAAATAATCAAACCTTTTTTTTGACATAGGCATTATCTGTTCTAGAGCTTCTGTTGTTTTTCTGTTTCTGTTAGGTTTTATTCTGTTATGGTAGAGGATTTATCTGGATCATTTTTTAAGTTTGTCAGAATGATCACTATTTTCTTTGGTCATAGGTGAAGCAAGATCTGTTTATGTGGGAAATCTACCTTCATCTATTTCTGCTTCAGACCTTGAGCAAGTCTTCAAGAACTTTGGTAGACTTAGGTCTGATGGTGTTTCTATCAGGAGCCGCAAGGTAAATTCCATTGAAGCTCGTCATACTATCTTGACTTTATTGACATGGGTTGGAATTTTTGGTTCATTAGTCTTGTTCATGTGAATTTGCAGGAGTCTGATGTTTTTTATGCCTTCATTGAATATGAGGATGCCATTGGTGTACAGAATGCACTTAAGGTTTGTCATTTTTCTGGCAGATTGAATCTGAACTAGACTCAGATTCACAAAAGATGATCCTGCATAAGATTTTGATGGTATTTGTTTTTATCTAAATACTGTTGATGTTGTTATTGTTTGTCCTTGTTTTTGGCCTGTGCCAGAATGTGTGTTTTAAATGCTTTTTTGAACTTTGTGCCTACTTGATTGTTGATGCTGGTTCATTTGCATTGAGTGCTAAATTTGCAAAAGATTCTCTTAAATTTCAAGTCTTTAAATCTGTATATCAATTAGTTCAATTTTTCTTAATGTTGACCTGGTGATTGTACTTCTGCAAATATCTGGATTGATGTCCTCGTATATTTTTTGACCTCTTTCAAGATCAGCAACATTCTTTTATATTTATAACAGTTAGGTGATGCATAAGACAGTTTTGTGCTCTCTGATTTTGTATGTTTGAAGTGTGTCTCTCAGATTTGTATTTTTAATGGAACAAAATTTAATCCGCAGGCATCTCCAATACAATTAAATGGGAGGTTGATTCATGTTGAGGGGAGAAGACCTAACAGTGGTGCGTCACGAGGAAGTAAGTCATCTGaatgtttttaatttttcaataagtatttttcatcaaaattttcaatcttcATGCAAATATCGATTTCTGAGACATTTTAACTAATGAATTTTTATAAACACTGATTTTTGTTTATTTAATTCTGTGACTGGAACCTTTTTATTGCTGGAGGATAACTTAGGACCATGAAGCATTTTGTAGAGTTCTTGTTTAGAACTTAATTTAAGTTGGAGTCAGACTTAGTTCATTGTCCCCAAACGACAATATTGATTTTGTCAATGGGGTGTAATATGTTGTATTGTGTGACTAACATTGATAGTGCAATGTGGGATGGAATATTTAAACTTTCAGGGAATTGAAGCATGTAATATGCATGAATCTTTGAAAACGATGGATTAATGAGCCAGCCTTGGCTTTTATGATTTCATGACCATGTTGAGTTTTACATAATAACCAGATCCTGTAAAAACTGTTAAAAGACAACAGTTCTTATCCATTCCAATGGACTACTTCCTTTTTCTGCATCCCTCTACgtctttttttttcttgccttttctttttctgcAGACCTTTCTTATAATTGATCTTGATGGTCTCTGGCCTAGTCCCTTGTGTCCCTCCCCACCAATGCTTTCGCTTTGAGAGGTCCCAAATGTTTCTTACTGTTTGTTTCTACATAGTAATGGAATCTTAGACAGTTCTGAATACCCATCAATAATTTTCCGGGCTGATATTGTGCCAAGACACTAAGAGGCATACAGACATATACAACCCAGTCGCtgaataaaatgataaaaaaaagtgaACAGTATACTGAACTGCAGTAATATGTATGGTCTGAGGTCCGATACTAGTGCTTGTATGACTAGTAACTACCAATTTGTCATATCGATTTTATTGCTACTTTGAACTTTGATTGTAAAATGCATATATGCATTTAAATGTGTAGGATACACTTCCTCTTATCTTTTTCTGTTGATGACCATATGGTATCCCCAACAAAATGCTGAAAAGTACATGACTGCTAATCTCTTCTTTGTCACTATGCATATGCTAATGGTTATTGGTCAAAATTGGTTATCTTTATAGTGCACATTAAAAAAATGAAACTTTTAAATATGCATAAAACAGCATAATTAAATGTCCAACAATTTTCTTGTAACTTTTCTCACTAAGAACTCAGATGATATGCTTTAGCAACTGAATATATTGGGAGCTCAAAGACCTGTGTTCTTGGAGTTTACTTTTCTCGTTATTTATAATCCATTCAAGTAAAAGTCTGGTATCTGGTGAGGCAACTTGGTTTCTGTCTTTCCTATTTCTTCAGAAAGGGGCAGGGGAAGAGGTGGATACCCATCTGACGCCTCAAGGGGGCGTTTTACCAGCCGGAACTTTGGTCGGGGTAGCCGCCAGGACAGCTACGACAGGGACTACAATAGTCGACCAAGGGGCAATGGCTACCCCCAGCGAGTTCAAGAAAGGGGTTCTTAGATgtatgcatgctccacctccaaaGCGCAGGCACAAGTTAGATTCCCATTATGTGGGAGACATTATTTCCTATTTTTCGATGTGTTCTCTATCCAGCAATTTCCAAATAGTCTTATGTTCTCTGTTGGAGTGGCAACGTGTGGTTTCTAATTCGTGGGGTGTCATTTAATTAGCTTGCAATGCGTAGAAGCTTCATCTGTGGTCTTTGGGTGGGTGTGGCCTCCATTTTTCCTTAAACCCTGGGAGTATGTATCTCTTGGAGTTGCAGGATAGTTTACTAGGAAATGTTGTTTCTGAAATGATGTCTGACTCGATCTGATGAATCCcagtttttctttaaattttcttttggATTACTCTTTCAATAACATGTCAAATTCCCTCGGATTATTGCGTCTTCCATTCCTCGTGTGTTTGACCTGAAGCTTGAGTGCCTACTTCCTGCTTTACACATTTAAtccgttttttatttttatgttaaaaAATGTGGTAAAATATGACGGTTTATAGTTATGGATTTTTACTGCATCTAAAAATATTTTGAAGTTGTATAATGTCTTTTTGGGCTAGTGAGATAGTCACTAAAAGAAGTTTTTAAATAGCAATCCTTTTTTAAATAGCATTCACCTAATAACTAAAGTCAATCATTGCTAATCATACtattatttgaattatttataaaaagacgaCATCTCTTTTGTCGATATTTTATAACGATTTGATCTTTTTTCTAATACTAAAAAAAAACATCTCGTTTAATCACGACAATTGACAGCATATATAGTGTCTTGCAAAGGCGTAGTAGAACCGTGCACTATCATACCGATATAAGCATGGCTACTAGATGCATATATAATTTATTTCGTTTCGATCATTATCAATACATATATATAGGCTACAATCAAAGATGTAAGTCCCTTTTATTACGTATATCCCACACGCAGCACTGCACCTTCATCACTTGCGATCCCTCCTCTCGATCCTCGCCATCAGGCCATTCTTCACCTGGAGGATGATGGAAAGCTTTGGTGCAGCCACAGGGCCTCGAAGCACCTCCACATGGAAGTTGTACACCATTGCAGCCACCACCGTCTTCATCTGGGCGAAGGCCACATCTTTCCCCAGACAAGCCCTGGGGCCTGAGTTGAATGCTAGGAACTTGTACGATGGCTCATACCTCATCCTCCCCTTCTCCGAGATCCACCTCTCTGGCCTGACCTCCGCCCAATCACCGCCCCACACTCCCTCCATCCTTCCCATGGCGTACGCCGACACCAAGATCTTCGTCCCTTGTCCGACTCTGTGGCCACTCGGGAGGACTTCACTCTGCAGCACGCTCTTGTGCTCGAAAGGAACCGGAGGAAAAAGCCTCAGTGACTCGCACAATGCCGCGTGCAAGTAGACCATCTTCCCGAGCTCGTCGGTGCCGAACACGATCAGCTCGTCGGAGCTCGGTCTTTCTTTTCGTAGAGACGTCGCCTCCTCCAATTCCTTCAGAATCTTTGCTTCCACCATGGGATTCTGCGACAGCAGCCAAAAGAACCATGTGAGCGCTGCTCCGGTTGTGTCCCTCCCCGCAAGCATAAAGTTCACGGCCGTGTCCCTGAGGAACTTGTCGAACTCGGTAGATCTCTTCCCATCCATAGCTCGATCGTTATCGTCGTCATTATCGTTGATATAAGCCGATAGCATATCGTCATTCGCTTCACCTGATCTCTTCTTCTCCGCTATGTGTTCGGCTATGAAATGGTCCACTTCTTTCCATGCCATCGCCAGCTTCTTCTCCTCGCCGACCCTCAACCACCTCATCAGCTTCCACCAAGCCGGCGGCACCGTCTGCCTGGTAAGCAAAGCGGCCATGGCGTCGTCCATCGCCCTGGCAAACGGGATCGTGGGGAACTCGACCGAGAGGCAACGCGGATCGACGCCGAAAACCAAGTTACAGGTGGTGTCGAAGGTCAGCCTCAAAAAGACATCTTGCAGGTCCACCGCCACCCCTCGCTGTGCGATGTGGTGGATGAGAGGGAGCAGCCCCTTCTCCACCTTGTTTCGAGCCGAATCCGCGACGAAGGTCCGGAACCTTCGACCGCTCATGATGCTATGGGCCTTCGTCCTCTGCTCCTTCCACGACTGCTCGTCGGAGTTGAAGATGCCGTCGCCGAGGATGTCGAAGATCTCCAGGAACGCCTCCCCCTTGGGGTAGTTGGAGAAGTTGGCGCCGAAGACATGGTGCACGTTGGCGGGGTCGCACGTCAACAGATGGTTCATGCCCAAGAACCAGGGACCGCGGAACCAGAAGCTGCAGCCGGCCTCCCGAAGCACGTCGGTGCCCCAGTCGTGGAGGCGGTGGAGGTTGACGAGCAGCGCCGGGAGCATCCCGACCACGGGCCAATTCACTGGGATTCTCGACCTACTACGACAGATTCGGTCATAGTAACAGTAATAGAAGAAGAAGGCGAAGCAAACGAAAGCTAAGACGATGTCAGGGTAAGCTTGCAAGTAGGTCTTCGTATCCATCAGCCAACTCCTGTCCATTATTGTTGCAGAGAATTAGCTCGACAGTTGTATATATACACCACAATTTCTATGGGAAATCATGTAAGGTTTGATTGCGGATCATTTGGAGCCATCATCAACCACTAACTAGCAACTTCTACTTGCTAACTGAGCTCCTCCTAACACTCTCCCGCCCGCCTTCGCTTAACCTTTTCCGCCCACCCAGAACCTGCATCTCTATGGTACGACGTCTGTATCATCACGGCAGCAGGAAGAAGACGAGTGGATGAAGGGATAGACATGTGATTTGAAGTCGGTTTATTAGGAAAGGATGCGATCGAGGCTTTTTAGTCCTAAAAATTGTCTTTGACCAATTAATTGGGGCTTTCTGGGACAGATATCTCAATTTGACTTTGATTTTCTATATTTTCTGAAGTTTATTCCAAATTATAATCATTTTTTATAACATTATGAGACATTTTTCATATTTTCCACACCCAATTATTTGATTGCCACATAGAAAACCTTCCCCTTATCAAGAGCTTGTGGTGGATGCACCTCTCAGAGCACTTCTTTCTCATTCAGAACAATCTAGTCTTTGCCATACTGTATGTTGTGTCCTTTGGGTCACGAAGAGATCTTGACTCAGCACATCCATAAATACACACTTGAATCTctgactgagagagagagagagagagagagagagagagagagagagaagaagaaaagcaTCAGAACACTCTAATAATACATGCACAAGATCCTGCAACAGAGTCTGCAATGGAGGGTGAAAAGGATTGCACTGATGATGGTGTGTGGGAGGTCAGAATTAGGATGATGAGTATGGAAGacaaagaagagaaaagagaCCAAAAACCAGCAGTTGTGGAAAAGGTCCAATAAGAAGAATCCCCAAGTGATGATGGTGTCATCCATCTACCAAAGAGCAGCTCATCATTATTATCTTAATTCATGTTAAATACTCTGCTGCTAATCCCTCCTTGGAAGATGTGTCAGTCTTCTTGTCTTCTACATATATGATTTATGGAATCAATCGGCAAATGTGGTCCTCATTCCATACCTGTATTTTTCTATCACacaatcgaagaagaagaagaagaagaagaagaagaagaagaaacatagcAAACAGCAGCAGAAGGAATCCATTTGCAACCCACTTCATAGTCTATAGCATAAAAAGAAGTGAAGGCTGGTGCATCATCAAGGAAGAAAAGGTTGGGTGTCTCACAGCATAAACAACTCTCAAGAATCTGCAACATCCAAGCCTGCAAGCTCATCAATGGTTTTTGCTCCTCATGCAAACCACCAAGATCCTGCAAGAAACCACCATTCCACCGAGCTCTGGGTTGTGTTTCACACTGTGAACCATGTTATGGATATTGTTTATGTCCCTTTCTTTGTGATCTACATGACCAAAGATGATTGTCCAATCTCTGGGTTGGACT
This Musa acuminata AAA Group cultivar baxijiao chromosome BXJ1-2, Cavendish_Baxijiao_AAA, whole genome shotgun sequence DNA region includes the following protein-coding sequences:
- the LOC135603352 gene encoding noroxomaritidine synthase-like, yielding MDRSWLMDTKTYLQAYPDIVLAFVCFAFFFYYCYYDRICRSRSRIPVNWPVVGMLPALLVNLHRLHDWGTDVLREAGCSFWFRGPWFLGMNHLLTCDPANVHHVFGANFSNYPKGEAFLEIFDILGDGIFNSDEQSWKEQRTKAHSIMSGRRFRTFVADSARNKVEKGLLPLIHHIAQRGVAVDLQDVFLRLTFDTTCNLVFGVDPRCLSVEFPTIPFARAMDDAMAALLTRQTVPPAWWKLMRWLRVGEEKKLAMAWKEVDHFIAEHIAEKKRSGEANDDMLSAYINDNDDDNDRAMDGKRSTEFDKFLRDTAVNFMLAGRDTTGAALTWFFWLLSQNPMVEAKILKELEEATSLRKERPSSDELIVFGTDELGKMVYLHAALCESLRLFPPVPFEHKSVLQSEVLPSGHRVGQGTKILVSAYAMGRMEGVWGGDWAEVRPERWISEKGRMRYEPSYKFLAFNSGPRACLGKDVAFAQMKTVVAAMVYNFHVEVLRGPVAAPKLSIILQVKNGLMARIERRDRK
- the LOC135603336 gene encoding nuclear transport factor 2-like, with translation MASLYPGHVGAVQVGAYFLEQYYRILQQQPELVHQFYTDVSSMARFDGTATETATGMVQIHRLVMCLNFKGIEIKSAHSLESWNGGVLVMVSGYVQLKDYSVRRKFVQTFFLAPQEKGFFVLNDIFHLLEEEHVHQHPSAIVGHSNFETNLNVSSSVPETVSDYMLGEQVQAQDLVPPVHVEENDIVEKYSIPEAPQQLPQPDERIDESPAEDTASYPSGLDTTREPPPATPEEPVGEPTRQTYASILRAKSQSGQSIPHPTSLTKTTHVASEWAHSSQSTAQQPQPAMVPEKSSSEVVEEAPPVEDEGEARSVYVGNLPSSISASDLEQVFKNFGRLRSDGVSIRSRKESDVFYAFIEYEDAIGVQNALKASPIQLNGRLIHVEGRRPNSGASRGKRGRGRGGYPSDASRGRFTSRNFGRGSRQDSYDRDYNSRPRGNGYPQRVQERGS